A window from Dehalococcoidia bacterium encodes these proteins:
- the cysC gene encoding adenylyl-sulfate kinase produces MTERSATVWLTGLSGAGKSTIAQALVTALRAHGRRVECLDGDVMRERLCKGLGFSKEDRDENIRRIGFVAELLTRHGVFAIVAAISPYREARSEVRARIADFIEVYVDAPLDVCEQRDVKGLYRRARAGEIAHFTGIDDPYEPPLAPEAICRTARQSVQESVETILDCLRARSLLALPSSQNGHLREPMMSGDLTHRVAAGGMDRHV; encoded by the coding sequence ATGACGGAGCGAAGCGCAACGGTGTGGCTCACCGGGCTCAGCGGAGCTGGAAAGAGTACCATCGCGCAGGCCCTGGTGACGGCGCTGCGCGCTCACGGCCGGCGAGTCGAGTGCCTCGACGGCGACGTGATGCGCGAACGTCTGTGCAAGGGGCTGGGGTTCAGCAAGGAAGACCGGGACGAGAACATCCGCCGTATCGGCTTCGTCGCTGAGCTGTTAACGCGCCACGGCGTCTTCGCCATCGTCGCGGCGATTTCGCCCTATCGCGAGGCACGATCGGAGGTCCGCGCCCGCATCGCCGATTTCATCGAGGTGTATGTGGATGCACCCCTCGACGTGTGCGAACAGCGGGATGTGAAGGGCTTGTATCGGCGCGCGCGCGCCGGCGAGATTGCGCATTTCACCGGCATCGATGATCCGTACGAGCCGCCGCTTGCGCCGGAGGCTATCTGCCGCACGGCGAGGCAGTCCGTGCAGGAGAGCGTGGAGACGATCCTTGATTGCCTTCGCGCACGCAGCCTCCTTGCCCTGCCGTCTTCCCAGAACGGACACCTTCGCGAGCCCATGATGAGCGGCGATCTGACGCATCGCGTGGCGGCAGGGGGTATGGATAGGCATGTCTGA
- a CDS encoding DegT/DnrJ/EryC1/StrS family aminotransferase — protein sequence MERIPFVDLAAQQRRIAAEVEHAIAAVLSRCDFVLGQDVGAFEAEFARYLDVGHAVGVSNGLDALRLALLALDIGPGDEVIVPANTYIATALAVSSVGARPVLIDCEPGTYTLDPRLLPAALTPRTRAIIPVHLAGQAADMDPILGIARSAGVAVIEDAAQAHGTRYQGRGCGSLGDIGCFSFYPSKNLGAYGDGGAVTTGDAYLAERIRRLRDNGQTAKYVHVEPGLNARLDTLQAAILRVKLPHLDAWNGERAAHAAAYRRQLADVGDLALPVCATWSTHIYHLFIVETERRDALQQHLTDAGIATGIHYPVPIHLQEAYAALGGHAGDFPNAERAARRMLSLPMYPELSDAQIARTCAAVRSFFETAAQPEAARRPHGQEGAAPRRPSSLPARV from the coding sequence ATGGAGCGGATCCCCTTCGTGGATCTCGCGGCGCAGCAGCGGCGCATCGCCGCGGAAGTCGAGCACGCGATCGCCGCGGTGCTGAGCCGCTGCGACTTCGTGCTCGGCCAGGACGTCGGCGCCTTCGAGGCCGAGTTCGCGCGGTACCTCGATGTGGGGCACGCCGTTGGCGTCAGTAACGGCCTGGACGCCCTGCGGCTGGCTTTGCTGGCGCTCGACATCGGGCCGGGCGACGAGGTGATCGTGCCGGCGAATACCTACATCGCCACGGCGCTCGCGGTCAGTTCCGTCGGCGCGCGCCCGGTGCTGATCGACTGCGAACCCGGAACCTACACGCTCGACCCGCGGCTGTTGCCGGCGGCATTGACGCCGCGCACGCGGGCGATCATCCCCGTGCACCTCGCCGGCCAGGCAGCCGACATGGACCCGATTCTCGGCATCGCCCGTAGCGCCGGTGTCGCGGTGATCGAGGACGCTGCCCAGGCGCACGGCACGCGGTATCAGGGGCGTGGCTGCGGGTCGCTGGGAGATATCGGCTGTTTCAGCTTCTACCCGAGCAAGAACCTGGGCGCCTACGGCGACGGCGGGGCGGTGACGACCGGCGATGCGTACCTGGCAGAGCGAATTCGCCGGCTGCGCGACAACGGCCAAACGGCGAAGTACGTCCATGTCGAACCGGGTCTGAATGCCCGGCTCGATACACTGCAGGCCGCCATCCTGCGGGTGAAGCTGCCCCATCTGGACGCCTGGAACGGCGAGCGCGCCGCGCACGCCGCCGCGTACCGCCGGCAGCTCGCCGATGTCGGCGACCTTGCGCTGCCGGTCTGCGCGACGTGGTCGACGCATATCTACCACCTGTTCATCGTGGAAACGGAGCGGCGCGACGCGTTGCAGCAACACCTGACCGACGCCGGCATCGCGACGGGCATTCACTATCCCGTGCCCATCCACCTCCAGGAGGCGTACGCGGCGCTTGGCGGCCATGCCGGCGACTTCCCGAACGCCGAGCGTGCTGCCCGGCGCATGCTCTCGCTGCCGATGTATCCCGAACTGAGCGACGCGCAGATCGCGCGCACCTGCGCGGCCGTGCGCTCCTTCTTCGAGACGGCGGCGCAGCCGGAAGCGGCGCGGCGCCCGCACGGCCAGGAGGGCGCCGCACCGCGCCGGCCATCCTCCCTGCCCGCTCGGGTGTGA
- a CDS encoding glycosyltransferase family 4 protein: protein MKSAGGALYLMVHNKEHVRLKSINRVMFVLNPLAIGGMETLCLYLADEYRRRGIQVGVVIPESDYLDPLADMFSNCDVAVTRLDTDPRSGRWVQFLHLSKLAINLHKWHPDVVHLHTGAYGGVGVAVVTRILSNATVVVTEHDIPVPRPPIYDRIGRYLLDRLVHALVSVSRRNAGLRRRRLRNVTSRTATVLNGTPLRVVTSAESLENRTRIRRELGIGDQTVVIGSLVRLAPGKGLHDLIQAFARLKQRDCRLVIVGDGELRDELQDLVRRLDICASVHIPGFHPDPAPFLDAFDVFVLAVPSGSMSIALLEAMDRGLPPVITFGGPEEAVIPEVTGLVAPPSDPAGLAQALQRLVDDPALRRRLGAAAAEHVRCHYSIGRVADDLLELYAGARAGRIPARLRSDGPPDPFPGRRRSQQAASLTAQTADTHANAMGPLD from the coding sequence ATGAAATCGGCCGGAGGAGCACTCTACCTGATGGTCCACAATAAGGAACATGTTAGACTGAAATCGATCAATCGTGTGATGTTTGTGCTAAATCCACTGGCCATAGGAGGCATGGAAACACTATGTTTGTATTTGGCGGATGAATACCGCAGGCGTGGTATCCAGGTTGGCGTCGTTATTCCTGAATCGGACTATCTGGATCCTCTGGCAGATATGTTCAGTAACTGCGATGTTGCTGTTACTCGGTTGGATACTGATCCGCGCAGCGGTAGATGGGTGCAGTTCTTACATCTCAGCAAATTGGCCATCAACTTGCACAAGTGGCATCCTGACGTGGTTCACCTGCACACTGGAGCATATGGAGGGGTCGGTGTTGCGGTGGTCACGCGTATCTTGAGCAATGCGACAGTCGTGGTCACAGAGCACGACATACCTGTTCCCCGTCCACCAATCTACGATAGGATTGGTAGATACCTATTGGATCGATTGGTTCATGCACTGGTATCGGTATCGAGACGTAACGCTGGTCTCCGGCGTCGTCGATTAAGAAATGTTACTTCTCGTACCGCAACAGTACTCAACGGCACACCACTGCGCGTCGTGACTTCGGCCGAATCTCTCGAGAATAGGACCAGGATTCGCCGTGAGCTGGGGATCGGCGACCAGACGGTAGTGATAGGCAGTCTGGTACGACTCGCTCCGGGCAAAGGCCTGCACGACCTCATTCAGGCATTTGCACGGCTGAAGCAGCGCGATTGCAGGCTCGTGATCGTTGGTGATGGTGAACTGCGAGACGAGCTGCAAGATTTGGTCCGCCGTCTCGATATCTGCGCATCTGTCCACATTCCAGGCTTCCATCCTGATCCTGCGCCCTTCCTCGATGCGTTCGATGTCTTTGTGCTGGCCGTGCCCAGTGGCTCGATGTCCATCGCCCTGCTTGAGGCGATGGACCGCGGCCTGCCGCCGGTCATCACCTTTGGCGGGCCAGAAGAGGCGGTGATTCCCGAGGTCACCGGACTTGTCGCTCCCCCGAGCGACCCCGCGGGGCTTGCCCAGGCGCTGCAGCGCCTGGTCGATGATCCGGCACTGCGGCGGCGTCTCGGCGCGGCAGCAGCAGAGCACGTTCGCTGTCACTATTCGATCGGCCGCGTGGCAGACGACTTGTTAGAGCTGTATGCGGGAGCGCGTGCCGGTCGGATTCCAGCGCGACTGCGTTCCGACGGGCCGCCGGATCCCTTCCCGGGACGGCGTCGGTCGCAGCAGGCCGCCTCCCTCACCGCGCAAACAGCGGATACACACGCAAACGCAATGGGGCCACTCGACTGA
- a CDS encoding glycosyltransferase codes for MSLPAPPLVSVIVPTRDRPALLREALGSIRALEGPDLALEVIVADNGANPETGAVAREFGARCVRAERLGASAARNAGLRAASGEFLAFLDDDDVWLAEHLRPQLALLSRRPELAAVLGQAQCTDEQRTPLYGPGPVRLAGDGDVLHDLFAQMPQIGALVARASVRETVGELDETLLSDEDWDWQLRIALKHLVGFVPVPCVLFRQRPVTADDDLRWRRWPYTRRVFLNNVRRASSRRPSLPYLARCYLRHCGWYYGISLWSALEHAHANERRAAARELTRALRIAPLHALRDLPRPGALWSTFGALIKRPRRRTAAAE; via the coding sequence GTGAGCCTGCCGGCGCCACCACTGGTCTCGGTAATCGTACCGACCCGCGACCGCCCGGCGCTGCTGCGCGAAGCGCTGGGCAGCATTCGCGCCCTGGAGGGACCGGATCTGGCGCTTGAAGTTATCGTCGCGGACAACGGCGCGAATCCGGAGACGGGCGCGGTCGCTCGCGAATTCGGCGCCCGCTGCGTGCGCGCGGAACGCCTGGGAGCAAGCGCGGCGCGCAACGCCGGCCTGCGTGCCGCCAGCGGCGAATTCCTCGCCTTCCTCGACGACGACGACGTCTGGCTGGCTGAACACCTGCGGCCCCAGCTGGCGCTGCTCTCGCGGCGGCCAGAGCTCGCCGCCGTGCTGGGCCAGGCCCAGTGCACTGACGAGCAGCGAACACCGCTCTACGGCCCGGGGCCGGTGCGGCTTGCGGGCGACGGCGACGTGCTGCACGACCTGTTCGCGCAGATGCCGCAAATCGGTGCGCTCGTGGCACGTGCTTCCGTGCGCGAGACGGTCGGCGAGCTCGATGAGACGTTGCTGAGCGACGAGGATTGGGACTGGCAGCTCCGCATCGCCTTGAAGCACCTGGTTGGCTTTGTGCCGGTGCCCTGCGTGCTCTTCCGCCAGCGGCCGGTCACGGCCGACGACGATCTGCGCTGGCGGCGCTGGCCGTACACACGGCGGGTCTTTCTCAACAACGTGCGCCGGGCGAGTAGCCGCCGGCCCTCGCTCCCGTACCTGGCGCGCTGCTACCTGCGGCACTGCGGTTGGTACTATGGCATCTCTCTGTGGAGCGCCCTGGAACACGCGCATGCGAACGAACGACGCGCTGCCGCACGGGAGCTGACGCGGGCGCTGCGTATTGCGCCGCTCCACGCCCTGCGCGATCTGCCACGTCCCGGTGCCCTGTGGTCGACGTTTGGCGCGCTGATAAAGCGACCGCGGCGGCGGACAGCGGCGGCCGAGTGA
- a CDS encoding polysaccharide deacetylase family protein, whose translation MSTRLVLKRLTRRTGLRRHHVAAARMCCERALLAAVPRSRTAASGRILCYHSVGTPAWGVNDVSPRRFAQHLHWLLDAGCRIVPAEAIARGQAGPRDVALTFDDNLASVERNAAPLLASVRVPWTLFVVTDWAEGRHDFERGTFLDWAAIERLAGQGAAIGSHSVTHPNFGRLDEHRTVVELEQSRQVIEQRLGIVPQSFAIPLGQSDNWNATAQATAEAAGYELVYAQAGETRPAGTVARTFITRFDGKRLFNAALRGAFDTWEEWV comes from the coding sequence ATGTCGACCAGGTTAGTGCTCAAGCGGCTCACGCGACGGACAGGGCTCCGTCGCCACCATGTCGCGGCCGCGCGGATGTGCTGTGAACGGGCGCTGCTGGCGGCGGTGCCCCGCTCCCGGACGGCCGCGAGTGGGCGCATCCTCTGCTATCACTCGGTCGGGACGCCCGCCTGGGGTGTGAACGATGTCAGCCCGCGCCGCTTCGCGCAGCACCTGCACTGGCTGCTCGACGCCGGCTGCCGCATCGTGCCCGCCGAGGCGATCGCGCGCGGCCAGGCGGGCCCGCGCGACGTGGCGCTTACCTTCGACGACAACCTGGCGAGCGTCGAGCGCAACGCCGCACCGCTGCTCGCGAGCGTGCGCGTTCCCTGGACCCTCTTCGTCGTCACGGACTGGGCAGAGGGAAGGCATGACTTTGAGCGCGGCACCTTCCTCGACTGGGCCGCGATCGAGCGGTTGGCGGGGCAGGGGGCCGCGATCGGCAGCCATTCGGTGACGCACCCGAACTTCGGCCGGCTCGACGAACACCGCACGGTCGTTGAGCTGGAGCAGTCGCGGCAGGTGATCGAGCAGCGGCTCGGCATCGTGCCGCAAAGCTTCGCTATCCCGCTTGGACAGTCTGACAACTGGAACGCCACGGCACAGGCCACAGCGGAGGCGGCCGGCTACGAGCTGGTGTACGCCCAGGCCGGGGAGACACGCCCGGCCGGCACGGTCGCCCGCACGTTCATCACGCGCTTTGACGGCAAACGTCTGTTCAATGCCGCGCTGCGAGGCGCGTTCGACACGTGGGAGGAGTGGGTGTGA
- a CDS encoding acyltransferase, whose product MVHATALVESEYIGAGTRVWAFVHVLPGARIGRNCNIGDHTFIEGGSRIGDGVTVKNGCLIWDGVTIGDGAFIGPGVTFTNDRRPRSARTEAVTAVAPQRDWLVSTIVEAGASLGARAVVVAGVRIGAFAMVGAGAVVTRDVPAHALVYGNPARRRGWVCRCGQSLALAHDRAACAACGLRYRLSAAGLACESESEVTA is encoded by the coding sequence ATGGTCCATGCAACGGCGCTGGTGGAATCGGAGTACATCGGCGCCGGCACGCGCGTCTGGGCGTTCGTTCACGTACTCCCGGGTGCGCGGATCGGCCGCAACTGCAACATCGGCGACCACACCTTCATCGAGGGCGGCAGCCGCATCGGCGACGGCGTCACGGTGAAGAACGGCTGCCTGATCTGGGACGGCGTGACGATCGGCGACGGCGCGTTCATCGGCCCGGGCGTCACCTTCACCAACGATCGCCGCCCGCGCTCCGCCCGCACGGAGGCTGTCACCGCCGTCGCGCCGCAGCGCGACTGGTTGGTATCGACCATCGTTGAGGCGGGCGCTTCGCTCGGCGCCCGCGCCGTTGTCGTCGCCGGCGTCCGGATCGGCGCCTTCGCGATGGTTGGCGCGGGCGCCGTGGTCACACGCGATGTTCCAGCGCACGCGCTGGTCTACGGCAATCCGGCGCGGCGGCGAGGCTGGGTCTGCCGCTGCGGGCAGTCGCTCGCGCTTGCGCACGATCGGGCTGCCTGTGCCGCCTGCGGTCTGCGCTACCGGTTGAGCGCTGCCGGGCTTGCCTGCGAGTCCGAGAGCGAGGTAACGGCGTGA
- a CDS encoding sulfotransferase, giving the protein MSDRLAAPAASRPPAATMPVTPTFLVLGAAKAGTDAIYSQLGQHPEVYVSPVKETNYFVFCGERLHFSGPGDERALDECRIVSQTEYLSLFAAAAGAKAIGEASPWYLYRPEVPDRIRGMLPEARLIAVLRHPLDRAFSAFAMLHRDAREPETEFARALQAEPRRIAAGWEPIWHYRAMGRYAEQLERFLAIFPREQLRIYLYDDFLATPLTVIQDIFAFIGVDPAFVPDTSARPNVSYVPKHHRLHRLLLRDGRAARLARIALPAGPRQKLKWAIVRRNLRRPELPNSLRRELIGSFAEEISRLERLLDRDLTAWRTA; this is encoded by the coding sequence ATGTCTGATCGACTGGCCGCGCCCGCGGCCTCTCGGCCGCCCGCTGCAACCATGCCCGTCACCCCCACCTTTCTCGTGCTTGGCGCGGCGAAGGCCGGGACGGATGCCATCTACAGTCAACTGGGCCAACATCCAGAGGTGTACGTGAGTCCCGTCAAGGAGACGAACTACTTCGTCTTTTGCGGCGAGCGGCTGCACTTCTCCGGCCCGGGTGACGAGCGCGCGCTGGACGAATGCCGAATCGTTTCGCAGACGGAGTATCTGTCGCTCTTCGCCGCGGCGGCCGGCGCAAAGGCGATCGGCGAGGCCTCTCCGTGGTACCTGTACCGGCCGGAAGTGCCGGATCGCATCCGCGGCATGCTGCCGGAGGCACGGCTGATCGCCGTGCTGCGCCATCCGCTTGACCGGGCATTCTCGGCCTTCGCCATGCTGCACCGCGACGCGCGGGAGCCAGAAACCGAATTCGCCAGGGCGCTGCAGGCCGAGCCGCGGAGGATCGCCGCCGGCTGGGAGCCGATCTGGCACTACCGGGCGATGGGCCGGTACGCAGAGCAGCTGGAGCGTTTTCTGGCGATCTTTCCTCGCGAACAGCTTCGCATCTACCTGTACGATGACTTTCTTGCCACGCCCCTCACGGTGATCCAGGACATCTTTGCCTTCATCGGCGTCGATCCTGCCTTTGTGCCCGATACGTCCGCACGACCGAATGTGTCTTATGTGCCGAAGCACCATCGCCTGCACCGGCTGCTGCTGCGCGACGGGCGGGCCGCACGTCTCGCCAGGATCGCCCTCCCCGCCGGTCCGCGCCAGAAGCTGAAGTGGGCAATCGTGCGCCGCAACCTGAGGCGCCCCGAGCTGCCGAATTCCCTCCGCCGTGAGCTGATCGGTAGCTTCGCGGAGGAGATCAGCCGTCTCGAACGGTTGCTGGATCGCGACCTCACCGCCTGGCGCACCGCCTGA
- the sat gene encoding sulfate adenylyltransferase, with protein MSLPAQVTAAELHPNGAVETGERSGASELIAPHGGTLVDRQLVGEPLLAARAALPGLRHIELDLRAFADLECIATGVYSPLSGFMGAADYRSVLSEMRLANGLPWSIPITLSIAQDAAEGISAGSQIALTWRSQPLALMRVDDRFAVDLHEEAVQVYGTADTDHPGVAALMGRGGLYLGGPISLIDRLPAREFADLRLTPSQTRAEFRRRGWRSIVAFQTRNPIHRAHEYLQKTALEAVDGLFVNPLVGATKDDDVPAAVRMQSYQVILERYYPAQRTLLGVFPAAMRYAGPREAILHALARKNYGCTHFIVGRDHAGVGNYYGTYAAQEIFAQFAPAELGITPVKLEHAFYCTVCAQMATAKTCPHDRSEHVHLSGTAVRGMLQRGEQLPERFTRPEVARILADAYAQAASEVAR; from the coding sequence ATGTCCCTGCCGGCGCAAGTCACCGCCGCTGAGCTCCACCCCAACGGCGCCGTCGAAACCGGCGAGCGATCTGGCGCCTCGGAGCTGATCGCGCCGCACGGCGGCACGCTGGTTGACCGCCAGCTCGTCGGTGAACCACTGCTCGCCGCACGCGCGGCGTTGCCCGGCCTCCGCCATATAGAGCTTGACCTCAGAGCCTTTGCCGACCTGGAGTGCATCGCCACCGGCGTCTACTCTCCGCTCAGCGGCTTCATGGGCGCAGCGGATTATCGCTCCGTATTGAGCGAGATGCGGCTTGCCAACGGTCTGCCGTGGTCGATCCCCATCACGCTCTCCATCGCGCAGGACGCGGCGGAGGGAATCTCTGCCGGCAGTCAGATTGCCTTGACCTGGCGTTCCCAGCCGCTGGCGCTGATGCGTGTCGATGACCGCTTCGCCGTTGACCTCCATGAAGAGGCGGTGCAGGTCTACGGCACGGCGGACACGGACCACCCCGGCGTTGCTGCGTTGATGGGCCGAGGCGGACTCTATCTTGGCGGTCCGATTTCGCTCATCGATCGGCTGCCCGCCCGAGAGTTCGCGGACCTGCGTCTTACCCCGAGCCAGACCCGCGCCGAGTTCAGGCGACGCGGCTGGCGCAGCATCGTCGCCTTCCAAACGCGCAACCCGATTCATCGCGCACACGAATACCTGCAAAAGACGGCGCTGGAAGCGGTCGATGGCCTGTTCGTGAATCCGCTCGTTGGCGCTACGAAGGACGATGACGTGCCCGCGGCGGTGCGTATGCAGAGCTATCAGGTCATCCTCGAACGCTACTACCCGGCGCAGCGGACGCTGCTCGGTGTGTTTCCCGCCGCCATGCGTTACGCCGGTCCGCGCGAGGCGATCCTCCACGCGCTCGCCCGCAAGAACTACGGCTGCACGCACTTCATCGTCGGCCGGGACCATGCGGGCGTTGGCAACTACTACGGCACCTACGCGGCGCAGGAGATCTTCGCCCAGTTTGCTCCGGCGGAGCTGGGCATCACCCCGGTAAAACTCGAGCACGCCTTCTACTGCACCGTCTGTGCGCAGATGGCGACCGCCAAGACCTGCCCCCACGACCGCTCCGAGCACGTCCACCTCTCCGGGACGGCCGTGCGCGGCATGTTGCAGCGCGGCGAGCAGCTGCCCGAGCGCTTCACACGGCCCGAGGTGGCCCGCATACTGGCCGATGCCTACGCCCAGGCGGCAAGCGAGGTGGCGCGATGA